A stretch of the Lactuca sativa cultivar Salinas chromosome 9, Lsat_Salinas_v11, whole genome shotgun sequence genome encodes the following:
- the LOC111918322 gene encoding pentatricopeptide repeat-containing protein At3g18110, chloroplastic: protein MAFTSGILAFAAPSPTLNAINDSSKVRKTITSSHISCSTSSSSSSVTSDITTIEQHEPSKKFSYSRASPSVRWPNRKEPTDNYNTDKTQFPISPTTPKIDVFEDESLTGNEIEGKVEPLEMNNETLEYPGRNSRGVAKKMTKLALKRAKDWRQRVQFLTDRILGLKSHEFVADVLDDRQVQMTPTDFCFLVKGIGKLNWQRALEVYEWLNLRNWYSPNARMLATILAVLGKANQEALAMEIFNRSEEGIDGSVQVYNAMMGVYARNGRFTKVQEILNLMRERGYEPDLVSFNTLINARFKSTPMEPNMGIDLLTEVRRSGLQPDIITYNTLLSACSHDSNLEEAVKVYKDMESNKCQPDLWTYNAMLSVYARCGLVHEAESLFKDLDSKGFVPDAVTYNSLLYAFAKEGNVDKVIKLREEMVKLGFGEDEMTYNTVIHMYGKLGQHESALKLYNDMKSRGCEPDVVTYTVLIDSLGKGNKISEAANVMSEMMDSGIKPSLRTFSALICGYAKAGKRLEAEKTFDSMVKSGIKPDLLAYSVMLDVFLRFDGGKAMMLYNNMVRDGFTPDLSLYELLIQSLNENKDCVEKIIKDMQKLCNLNPQVISSTLVKGGSYDYAANMLKNAILEGNDLDHESLLSILSSYSSSGRHVEALNLLDFLKEHSPGSDHIVTEAMIMLLCNSNQLDAAIDEYRKSRNSNSNLFTGSSSMYESLIEACKEAELFSEASQVLSDMMFIGIQPSNVIYTNVALMYCKLGFPETAHDLINRAESIDEISVYVDLIDAYGKSSLLEKAETVVKSLRERFPVVDRKVWNALIQAYASKGEYEKARAAFNTMMKDGPGPTVESVNGLMQALIVDGRLDELYVVVEELQDLGFKISKNSIVLMLEAFAEAGNVFEVKKIYHGMKAAGYFPTMNLYRVMIGLLCKVKHVRDVEAMVDEMVEIGFKPDLFIFNSLLKLYTNIEDYRKTIEVYHKIQENGLKPDSDTYNTLIVMYCRDHKPEIGLSLLNEMVKQGLDAKLTTYKSLIAAFGKLQMVGHVEELFEKVKSEGYNLDRSFYHLMMKTYRSAGHHSKSEEIFKLMKEEGIEPTIATMHLLMISYGSSGNPMEAEKVLDNLKSSGESLTTLTYSSVIDSYFKNSDYVTGVQKLTEMMTEGVKPDHRIWTCFIRAASFCKTKSEAITILKAIKDAGFDLPIKLLENSDSMVMEVDQVFEELKPMEDNAALNFVNAIEDLLWAFELRATASWVFQLAVKKDIYRNNVFRVAEKDWGADFRKLSGGAALVGLTLWLDQMQDASLEGVPMSPKSVVLITGVSEYNNVSLNTTLKAYLWEMGSPFLPCKTRSGLLVAKAHSLRMWLKDSPFCLDLELKNSVSVPEMNSMQVVEGCYIRCGLVPAFQEINERLGHVRPKKFARLALMSAEKRDKVIQADIDGRKEKLEKLNRFGGMKKTRFPKRKYVRQEAFK, encoded by the exons ATGGCGTTCACCTCTGGAATCTTAGCTTTTGCAGCGCCTTCACCAACATTGAATGCCATCAACGATTCATCCAAGGTACGCAAAACCATAACTTCTTCTCATATTTCCTGCtcaacctcttcttcttcttcatccgtAACCAGTGACATTACAACTATCGAACAACATGAACCTTCCAAGAAATTTAGCTACAGCAGAGCATCCCCGTCAGTCAGATGGCCTAACCGAAAAGAACCAACCGATAATTATAACACAGACAAAACCCAGTTCCCAATTTCACCCACAACCCCCAAAATTGATGTTTTTGAAGATGAGTCTTTGACTGGTAACGAAATTGAAGGAAAAGTGGAACCGTTGGAAATGAATAACGAAACCCTAGAATATCCGGGTAGGAATAGCCGCGGAGTGGCAAAGAAGATGACGAAATTAGCTTTGAAAAGAGCAAAAGATTGGAGACAAAGGGTTCAATTTTTAACTGATCGAATATTAGGGTTGAAATCTCACGAGTTTGTCGCCGATGTGTTGGACGATAGACAGGTTCAGATGACGCCTACTGATTTCTGTTTCTTAGTGAAAGGAATCGGGAAATTAAACTGGCAAAGAGCGTTGGAAGTTTACGAATGGCTAAACCTTCGTAATTGGTACTCCCCAAATGCCCGTATGCTCGCCACCATACTAGCTGTTCTTGGTAAAGCCAATCAAGAAGCATTAGCCATGGAGATTTTCAATCGATCAGAAGAAGGAATAGACGGTAGCGTACAAGTTTACAATGCAATGATGGGTGTTTATGCCAGAAACGGAAGGTTTacaaaagttcaagaaatcctcaATCTAATGCGTGAAAGGGGATACGAACCAGATCTTGTCAGTTTCAACACATTAATCAATGCCCGATTTAAATCCACTCCAATGGAACCAAACATGGGAATTGATCTGCTAACTGAAGTAAGACGTTCAGGTCTCCAACCAGATATCATCACTTACAACACTCTGTTAAGTGCTTGCTCTCATGATTCCAACTTGGAAGAAGCAGTCAAGGTCTATAAAGACATGGAATCAAACAAATGTCAACCTGATTTATGGACTTACAACGCGATGTTATCTGTTTATGCAAGATGTGGATTAGTTCATGAAGCCGAATCACTGTTCAAAGACTTAGATTCAAAAGGGTTCGTCCCAGATGCAGTCACATATAACTCTTTACTCTATGCATTTGCTAAAGAAGGAAATGTGGATAAAGTTATTAAACTACGTGAAGAAATggtgaaattagggtttggagaagATGAGATGACCTACAATACTGTTATTCATATGTATGGGAAGTTAGGGCAACATGAATCGGCTTTGAAGCTCTATAATGACATGAAATCACGTGGTTGTGAACCTGATGTTGTGACATACACTGTTCTTATTGATTCTTTAGGTAAAGGTAATAAGATTTCTGAAGCTGCAAACGTGATGTCAGAAATGATGGATTCCGGGATTAAACCGAGTTTGAGAACTTTCAGTGCTTTGATATGTGGATACGCGAAGGCCGGAAAGAGACTCGAGGCTGAAAAAACGTTTGATTCCATGGTGAAATCGGGTATCAAGCCTGATCTTCTTGCTTATTCAGTCATGTTGGATGTGTTTTTGAGATTTGATGGAGGCAAAGCTATGATGTTGTATAACAACATGGTTCGTGATGGTTTCACCCCAGATTTATCTCTTTATGAGCTCCTAATCCAATCTCTTAATGAAAACAAAGATTGTGTTGAAAAAATTATTAAAGATATGCAGAAGTTATGTAATTTGAATCCCCAAGTCATTTCATCTACTCTAGTGAAAGGTGGGTCTTACGATTATGCAGCTAACATGCTGAAAAACGCCATTTTAGAGGGTAATGATTTAGACCATGAGAGCTTGTTATCCATATTAAGTTCTtacagttcatccggaaggcatgTGGAAGCtttaaatttacttgattttcttaaaGAACATTCACCCGGATCGGATCATATTGTTACTGAAGCTATGATTATGCTTCTCTGCAATTCCAATCAATTAGATGCTGCCATTGATGAATACAGAAAGAGTCGGAATTCTAATTCAAATTTGTTCACTGGGAGCTCTTCAATGTATGAATCACTGATTGAAGCCTGCAAGGAGGCTGAGCTTTTTTCAGAAGCTTCTCAGGTCCTCTCAGATATGATGTTCATCGGAATTCAACCTTCTAATGTTATATACACAAATGTTGCTCTTATGTActgtaaattagggtttccagaaACTGCTCATGATTTGATCAACCGAGCTGAATCAATCGATGAGATTTCAGTTTATGTCGATCTTATCGATGCTTATGGAAAGTCAAGCCTACTGGAAAAGGCGGAGACTGTGGTCAAAAGTCTTCGAGAAAGATTTCCTGTTGTAGACAGAAAAGTTTGGAATGCATTAATACAAGCTTATGCTTCAAAAGGTGAATACGAAAAGGCGCGAGCAGCTTTCAATACTATGATGAAAGATGGGCCGGGTCCCACCGTAGAATCGGTAAACGGGCTTATGCAAGCTTTAATTGTTGATGGGAGATTAGACGAATTGTACGTTGtggttgaagagcttcaagatctagggtttaaaatcAGCAAAAACTCCATTGTTTTGATGCTTGAAGCGTTTGCAGAAGCTGGGAATGTGTTCGAGGTGAAGAAGATATACCATGGAATGAAAGCAGCAGGATATTTTCCGACTATGAATCTTTATAGAGTAATGATCGGTTTGCTTTGTAAGGTGAAACATGTTCGTGATGTTGAAGCTATGGTTGATGAAATGGTGGAAATCGGATTCAAACCCGATCTTTTTATATTCAATTCTTTACTCAAATTATATACAAACATCGAAGATTATAGAAAAACAATTGAAGTTTACCACAAGATTCAagaaaatggacttaaaccggatTCCGATACATACAATACTTTGATCGTAATGTATTGCAGAGACCATAAGCCCGAGATTGGGTTGTCTTTACTTAATGAAATGGTCAAACAAGGTTTAGATGCAAAGTTGACCACCTACAAAAGCCTGATAGCCGCCTTTGGTAAGCTACAAATGGTGGGACACGTGGAGGAGCTTTTTGAAAAGGTGAAAAGTGAAGGGTATAATCTGGACCGTTCATTTTATCATTTAATGATGAAGACATATAGAAGTGCTGGACACCATTCTAAATCGGAAGAGATTTTCAAATTAATGAAAGAAGAAGGAATCGAACCCACGATTGCTACGATGCATCTTCTTATGATTTCTTATGGAAGCTCGGGAAACCCCATGGAAGCGGAAAAGGTTCTTGATAATTTGAAGTCCAGTGGCGAGAGCCTCACTACTTTAACCTATTCATCTGTTATTGATTCTTATTTCAAGAACAGTGATTATGTCACTGGAGTTCAAAAGCTCACGGAGATGATGACAGAAGGGGTCAAACCAGATCACCGGATATGGACCTGTTTCATTAGGGCTGCTAGTTTCTGCAAGACGAAGAGTGAAGCAATAACAATCTTGAAAGCAATCAAAGATGCTGGTTTTGATCTTCCAATTAA GCTTTTGGAAAACTCAGACTCCATGGTTATGGAGGTAGACCAGGTGTTTGAAGAACTGAAACCCATGGAAGATAACGCAGCACTTAACTTTGTAAACGCCATTGAAGATCTGTTATGGGCATTTGAGCTTCGAGCCACAGCTTCATGGGTGTTTCAACTGGCGGTGAAAAAAGATATATACCGGAATAATGTGTTCAGGGTGGCGGAAAAGGACTGGGGAGCTGATTTCAGGAAGCTATCTGGTGGTGCCGCCCTCGTTGGTCTTACATTATGGCTTGACCAGATGCAGGATGCATCTTTAGAGGGTGTCCCGATGTCTCCCAAATCGGTTGTCTTAATCACCGGGGTTTCTGAGTATAACAATGTCTCGTTAAACACTACTTTGAAAGCTTATCTTTGGGAAATGGGATCCCCATTTTTGCCATGTAAGACTCGAAGTGGGTTACTTGTTGCAAAAGCCCATTCTTTAAGAATGTGGTTGAAAGATTCACCGTTTTGTTTGGATCTTGAGTTGAAGAACAGTGTTAGTGTCCCTGAAATGAACTCGATGCAAGTTGTTGAAGGGTGTTACATTAGGTGTGGGCTTGTTCCTGCTTTTCAGGAGATTAATGAGAGGCTTGGGCATGTTAGACCCAAGAAGTTTGCTCGGTTGGCTTTGATGTCGGCTGAGAAAAGAGATAAAGTTATCCAGGCTGATATCGATGGGAGGAAAGAGAAGCTAGAAAAGTTGAACAGATTCGGGGGTATGAAGAAGACACGGTTTCCCAAGAGGAAATATGTAAGGCAGGAGGCTTTCAAATAA
- the LOC111918399 gene encoding uncharacterized protein LOC111918399, with amino-acid sequence MGQVFRKLFDAFFGNSEMRVVMLGLDAAGKTTILYKLHIGEVLSTVPTIGFNVEKVQYKNVMFTVWDVGGQEKLRPLWRHYFNDTNGLIYVVDSLDRERIGRAKAEFQAIINDPFMTNCVILVFANKQDMKGAMTAMEVCEGLGMYELKNRKWHIQGTCALRGDGLYEGLDWLASTLKDMKAATTSSSF; translated from the exons ATGGGACAAGTTTTTCGCAAGCTCTTCGATGCATTCTTCGGCAACAGCGAGATGCGG GTTGTGATGCTGGGGTTAGACGCAGCAGGGAAGACAACCATACTGTACAAGCTGCACATTGGAGAAGTTCTATCAACTGTCCCTACTATTG GTTTCAATGTGGAAAAAGTTCAGTACAAGAATGTGATGTTCACGGTTTGGGATGTTGGTGGGCAAGAAAAGCTAAGGCCCTTGTGGAGGCATTACTTCAATGACACAAATGGATTG ATTTATGTTGTTGACTCTTTGGATCGAGAGAGGATTGGCAGAGCAAAGGCAGAGTTTCAG GCTATTATCAATGACCCTTTCATGACCAACTGTGTCATCTTGGTGTTTGCAAACAAACAGGACATG AAAGGAGCAATGACAGCTATGGAGGTGTGTGAAGGGCTGGGGATGTATGAACTGAAAAACAGGAAATGGCATATACAAGGCACGTGTGCTCTTAGAGGAGATGGTCTATACGAGGGTCTGGACTGGCTGGCTAGCACCCTAAAGGATATGAAGGCGGCTACCACCTCATCATCTTTCTGa